The Polynucleobacter sp. HIN7 genomic interval GCAAGCCTTTATCAATATGGGTGTGAACCTAGGTCTTCTGCCGACGAAGGGCTTGACTCTGCCGCTCGTGAGTTACGGCGGCTCAGCTATTTTGATGAATATGGTGGCTTTCGCGGTCTTATTAAAGATTGATTATGAGAACCGAATCTTGATGCGCGGAGGCAAGCTATGACCATGGCTGGGCGCTCTATCTTGGTCATGGCTGGCGGTACTGGCGGTCATATCTTCCCAGGCTTGGCCGTTGCAGAATGTCTGCGCAAACAGGGTTGGTCTGTATGGTGGATGGGAAATCCCAGCGGCATGGAATATCGCTTAGTGCCGGCAAAAGGATTTATTTTTGAGGACGTGCAATTTGGTGGCTTACGGGGCAAGGGAATACTGACAAAGTTACTAATGCCATTTCGGTTAGTTCGCGCCATGATGCAAAGCTGGAAAATTTTGCGTCGTTTGAAGCCAAGCGTGGTGTTAGGTATGGGAGGTTACATCACCTTCCCAGGGGGCTTAGTGAGCTACCTCATGGGCCGGCCTTTGGTGCTACATGAGGCGAACTCGGTTGCTGGAAGTGCTAATCGAGTATTGGCGCGTTTTGCGACGCGAGTCCTTACTGGATTTCCGCACACACTCGAACATGGCCAGTGGGTGGGTAATCCCATTCGTGAGAGCGTTGAGGGGCTGGGCGATTGCAAGACACGCTATGCAATGCGTCAGGGCCCGCTGCATTTACTGGTAGTTGGTGGAAGTTTGGGGGCTGCTGCACTCAATGCAGTGGTTCCAGAGGCTTTAGCTCTATTACCAGCCGATCAGCGCCCAAACGTGATGCATCAGACTGGTGAGCAGCATTTGGAGGCAGTGACAAAAAAATATCAACAATTGGACGTTCATGCTGAGCTAAAGCCATTCATTGAGGACATGGCTGCAGCGTATGCTCATGCTGATTTAGTGATTTGCCGTGCTGGAGCAATGACCGTGTCTGAGATCTCGGCCGCTGGGGTTGCTGCTTGTTTTGTGCCATTTCCATACGCAATTGATGATCACCAGACCGCTAATGCGCGTTTTCTGTCCGATGCAAAGGCTGCAATATTGATGCCTCAAGCGGAGTTGGATGCAGCTGCGTTGGCAAACTTAATTTTAGGATTGCGGCGCGAGGATTTAGCCGAAATCGCTGTGAAAGCGCAGGCGCTTGCAAAGTTTCGTGCGACCGAGGAAGTTGCCTCAATTTGTAAAGAGTGCGCGCGATGAAGCATATCGTACAGCACATTCATTTTGTAGGAATTGGTGGCGCCGGCATGTGCGGCATTGCTGAAGTACTCCTCAATTTAGGCTATCGCGTTTCGGGATCAGATTTAGCGGAGTCTGCAGTTACGAAGCGACTAGTAGCCTTAGGGGCACAAATTGCAATTGGGCACGATGCAAAGAATATCGGTGATGCCGAAGCAGTGGTAATTTCGTCGGCGGTCACTGGAAATAATCCGGAAGTACTTGCTGCCAGAGCCAATCGAATTCCAGTGATCCAGCGTGCCGTCATGCTTGGTGAGTTAATGCGCTTAAAGCAGGGAATCGCAATTGCTGGCACGCACGGCAAAACGACGACGACAAGTTTAGTTGCCTCCGTGCTTGCAGAGGGTGGTTTGGATCCAACCTTCGTGATTGGTGGAAAGCTCAATTCAGCCGGTGTGAATGCACGCTTAGGGCAAGGCGAATTTATTGTGGTTGAGGCTGACGAATCGGATGCTTCGTTCTTGCAGCTCTATCCGGCCATGGAAGTAATCACCAATATTGATGCGGATCACATGGATACCTATCAGCATGATATGGCCCGCTTAAAGCAAACCTTTGTGCAATTTACGCAGCGCATGCCATTCTATGGAATTGCGGTTCTTTGTATTGAAGATAGCAATGTTCGGGATATTCTGCCGTTTGTTTCGCAACCAATCTTACGCTACGGATTTTCTGAAGATGCTGAGATTCGCGCAACCGATATCAAAGCTGTTGGCACGCAAATGCACTTTACGGTTCATCGTCGCGCAATTCGCCGGCATGGTCCTAGACCTGGCCCATTAAAAATCATTCTTAATTTACCTGGTCAGCACAATGTACTCAATGCATTAGCAGCGATTGGGATTGCAACTGAACTGGGCGTGAGCGATGCGGCAATTACAAATGCCTTAGAGAAATTTAGTGGTGTCGGACGTCGTTTCCAACACTATGGCGATATTGCCTTAGCGGGTGGTGGAACATTTACCTTGATTGATGATTATGGTCATCATCCCGTTGAAATGAATGCAACCTTAGCGGCTGCACGTGGCGCGTATCCAGATCGGCGTTTGGTTTTGGCATTCCAGCCCCACCGATTTACGCGTACTCGCGATTGCTTTGGTGAATTTGTCAATGTATTGCGCCAGTTTGATGCCGTAGTCCTCACTAATGTTTATCCGGCCGGTGAGGCGCGCATTGCAGGCGCCGATAGTAAAAGCTTGATGAAGGCACTAGGTAAATCGACCCCAGTCCAAGTGGTTGAGGATCTTCAGGAGATCCCTACCGCATTAAGTGGACTTCTCCAAGACGGTGATGTCTTGATTACGATGGGCGCTGGCTCTATTTCCAAGTTACCCCAGATGCTCGTGGAGAATAGCCATGGCTAATCTCCAAACGATCCATCCTTGGGGTCAGCAGGTTGCTGCGCAACTCGCTCAGTTGAGCCCCAAACAATTTGGGCGCGTTGGTGTATTAATGGGTGGACGTTCTGCCGAACGTGAGATCTCACTCTTGTCGGGTCAAGGAGTGCTGAGTGCGCTTTTAGAAAAGGGTATTGATGCACACGCCTTTGATCCAGGCGTGCGCAGTCCAGTTGAGATTGCTAAGGAACAATTTGATCGTGTATTTATTACACTGCATGGCCGCTATGGTGAAGATGGAACGATCCAAGGTCTTCTTGAGTTACTTAATATTCCGTATACGGGTAGTGGTGTTTTGGCCTCGGCCTTATCGATTGATAAGGTGGTGACCAAGCAAGTCTGGCAGAGTCATCACTTATCAACACCACGCTATGAGGTCTTAACGGACGATAGCAATTGGGATCGTATTGCACATCATTTAGGACTGCCTTTGGTTGTGAAGCCAGCACATGAAGGATCCTCATTGGGTTTAAGTAAGGTGCGACGCCTTGAGGAACTTCCAGCCGCTTATAAGTTGGCAGCCAAATTAGATCGACGGGTTTTGGCAGAAGCCTGCATCGTTGGTCCAGAGCTCACCTGTCCGATTGTAGGTCAGGGCGCTACTGCCCAAGCACTGCCACTCATCCAAATCATTCCTCCAGAAGCTGGTTATGACTTTCATCACAAATACTTTTCAGATGAGACTCAATATCGCTGTCCTCCAGGACTTGATCCAGAGCTTGAGCGCCAGATTCAGGAGCTTGCAGTATCAGCCTATCGAGCGCTGGGTTGCCGAATGTGGGGTCGCGCAGACGTCATGCTCGATGCGGCCAATCAGAATAAGCCCTATTTACTGGAGATGAACACATCGCCAGGAATGACCTCGCATTCATTGGTACCAATGGCTGCTAAAGCAGCCGGCGTCCCCTATGCTGATCTGGTGATGTGGATCCTAAGCCAGACCTTGGAAGGTACGTTTTCTTCACCAGAGGTTCACCAGTCATGACAGCGATACAACGGATCTCGGACGCAATCAATTTTGTGATCGCACCGGTTTGGAATCATGCGCAGCGCATGCAAGAAATTACGCGTTGGTTGATGCGTTTTTTTATTTTGGCTGTTGTCCTATCCATCTTTATTTGGCTCAGTCATCAGCCGGTATTTACCTTAAAGCATTTACAGATTGAGTCTGCTGGTCATCAGGACTTAAGGCATGTGCATCTTCCTGCAGTTCGAGCTCAGGTTTTGGATAAAGTTCAGGGTAATTTTTTCAGTGTTCGTTTGCAAGATGTGAAGGATGCCTTCGAAGCACTACCTTGGGTGCGCCATGCGAGTGTGCGTCGCGCCTGGCCCAATGGATTGATTGTGAGCATTGAAGAGCAAAAACCCCTAGGAGTTTGGGGCAAGGCTGATCAACAAAAGTTACTCAATGTTTATGGCGAAGTATTTGATGGCTCAGTTGCGGAGCTTGATGAAAACAGCCCCCTGATTGAATTTAGTGGACCAGATGGATCAAGCAAAGAAGTACTACGTCTTTATCAAAAAGCCAGTACTTGGTTTAAACCGTGGGATGCTGAGGTTAAATCACTCACGCTATCGGATCGTTATGCGTGGCACATCAAGTTGAGCAATGGTGTGCGTATTGAGTTTGGGCGCGAAGAGGAGCAGGCCAAAGGCGCTCTAGATCAACGCGTTGCACAGCTTTTGCAATATTGGCCACAGGTTCAACAAAAATGGCCCAATCGGGTTGACGCAGTCGATCTGCGCTATCCCAATGGGTTTGCTGTGCATATTGTGGGAGCGCCAACTAAACCAAGTGCACCCGCTATCAAAGTTGAAATACCGAAGGCGTATCAAATCGCTATTTTGAGTCATGACGAGCAACGCATCGAGGAATGGAAATGAGTAAAGACAGCCGCGATTTATTGGTTGGATTAGATATTGGTACATCAAAAGTGGTGGCTTTGGTCGCAGAGCTCAGCCCCGATGGCCAATTTAATGTCTTGGGTTTAGGGCAAACCTCCTCGAAAGGTTTAAAGAAAGGCGTAGTAGTCAATATTGAAGCCACTGTCCAGTCGATTCAGAAGGCGCTCGAGGAAGCCGAGTTAATGTCGGATCGTCGCATCGCTCAGGTTTACACCGGTATCGCTGGTAATCATATTGTGAGTTTTAACTCGAGCGGTATGGTGGCGATTCGGGACAAAGAGGTTGGCGCCGGAGATGTTGAGCGTGTTTTAGAAACGGCTAAAGCAATCAATATTCCCACCGATCAACAAATTCTTCATATTTTGATTCAGGAATTCATCATCGATGGTCAAGAGGATGTGCGTGAGCCGATTGGGATGAGTGGTATTCGTTTAGAGGTCAAGGTGCATATCGTGACTGGAGCAGTAAGTGCGGCACAAAATATTGTGAAGTGTGTCCGACGCTGTGGGCTAGAAGTGAATGATTTAATTTTGCAACCACTCGCTTCAAGTCTAGCGGTTCTAACTGAAGACGAGAGGGAGTTAGGCATTGTATTAATTGATATTGGTGGCGGCACAACCGATATTGCCATTTATAGCCAAGGATCGATTCGTCATACCGCAGTGATTCCGATTGCTGGTGATCAGATCACCAATGACATCGCGATGGCCTTACGAACCCCAACAGTTGAGGCAGAGGATTTGAAGATTCATCATGGGGTTGCCAAACAGGATATGGCCGACCCCAATGCCATGATCGATGTTCCTGGCGTGGGGGATCGTGAGCCCCGCCCAATGTCCAAACAAGCGCTTGCGGCAGTGATTGAGCCACGGGTTGAGGAACTCTTTACTTTAGTTCGCAACATTGTCCGTGAGTCGGGCTATGAAGACATGGTCTCTTCTGGAATCGTGTTGACTGGTGGCACCGCCATGATGCCGGGCATGGTTGAGTTGGCAGAGCAGGTTTTCTTAAAGCCTGCGCGCATTGGCACGCCTGAGTATCGCGGTCACTTACATGAAGTATTGAGAAGTCCACGGTACTCCACCGGTCTTGGTTTGCTCATGGAAGGGCAGGCACAAATGATGCGTGGTCGCAGAGCAATTCAGGGCGGCAGTTTACAAGGCGTGGTTGCACGCATGAAGGAATGGTTTACAGGAAATTTTTGATTTTTTTCGTCGTCGTCAATCGGTGATCCATGGTGGAAAGCCGATCTTATTAAGGAGGGTGTTATGGAATTTGAAATGGTAGAACAAGAAACAGCTGGCAAGACCATCATTAAGGTGGTTGGTGTCGGAGGCGCTGGCGGCAATGCTGTCCAGCACATGATTCGTCGCAATGTCAACGGCGTGGAGTTTATTTGCATGAATACCGATGCAGGTGCCTTGCAGCGGTCGCAAGCAAGCTTAAACCTACAACTGGGCGAAACTGGCTTGGGCGCTGGCGCGAAGCCAGAGGTGGGCGCGGCATCTGCCGAGCAAGCTCGCTCGCGTATTGCTGATGCATTGCAAGGCGCACATATGGTGTTCATTACCGCGGGGATGGGCGGCGGTACCGGAACTGGGGCGGCCCCAGTGGTTGCTCAAGTTGCTAAAGAAATGGGCATCTTAACGGTTGGCGTGATTAGTAAGCCGTTTGACTTTGAGGGTGTGAAGCGCTTAAAAGTGGCAGAGATGGGTGCGCAAGAGTTGGAAAAGCATGTTGACTCATTAATCGTCGTTTTAAATGAAAAGCTCTTTGAGGTGATGGGTGAAGATGCAGAATTTGATAAAGCCTTTGCTTGTGCAGACGATGTATTGCATAACGCGGTATCTGGTATTGCCGAAATCATTAATGAGCAGGGCTTAATCAACGTCGACTTTGAAGATGTCAAGACTGTCATGAGTGAGCAGGGTAAAGCCATGATGGGAACGGCGACAGTTTCTGGAATGGATCGGGCGCGTTTGGCGGCAGAGGCAGCCGTTGCATCGCCACTGCTGGAGGGCGTTGATTTATCTGGCGCACGCGGTGTATTGGTCAATATCACTGCCAGTCGTTCATTGAAGTTATCCGAGACCCGTGAGGTGATGGCTGCGATTCGTGGGTATGCCGCTGAAGATGCTACGGTCATTTTTGGAACGGTGTATGACGATAGCTTGGGCGATGCCCTACGAGTAACCGTAGTGGCCACTGGACTCAATGGTTCCCAATCCCTGCAAAAGGATCAACCCCAGTTAATCTGGCGAGCTGCAACCGGTACGAATGATGCAAGTCCAACCATGACCACCTTGGGTGATTTTGCTCCAACCAGTCCAGCTGCTGCGATGAGCCGCAATGTGACCCAAGCATCGAGTGCTATGGGCTCAGCCACGGCTGCCCCAGTGAATCCTGCGGTCGATTATGGTCAGTTTGATGTTCCAAAGGTATTTCGTAATTCTCGAGAGTCTGTACCTCCAAGCCTTGGTGCCGATAGTTCGCCACAAGCGAAGGCCATGCTCGAGAAAGGGGCGGATTACTATGAGATACCTGCCTTTTTAAGGAAGCAAGCAGACTAATAAATAAACCATACAATAGTGGGTTCGAGGATTGCTAATTCAGTCGCCCCTCCGGACGACGAATCCAGCGCCTGCGTTAGCACCCCAAACCACTATTGATATGGAGATCACATGATTGCTGTAGGACAAAAATTACCAAACGCTACCCTCTACGAGTTTTTTGATGAAGAGCGCGATGGCTGTTCCTTGGGCCCAAATGCATTTGAAGTTGACAAATTAACCGCTGGCAAAAAAATTGTTATTTTTGCTTTGCCTGGCGCATTTACACCAACCTGCTCAGCCAAGCATGTTCCAGGATTTGTGGAGCATTTTGATGCGATTAAAGCAAAAGGTGTTGATGAGATTTGGTGTGTTTCTGTCAATGACCCATTTGTGATGGGCGCATGGGGCCGGGATTTAAAGGTTGGCAAGAAAGTACGTATGTTGGGTGACGGTAGTGCTGAGTTCACCAAAAAGTTAGGCATGGAATTTGATCTAACCGCGCGTGGTCTTGGTGTTCGCTCACAACGCTATGCCATGATCGTGGATAACGGCGTTGTGAAGCATTTAGCACTCGAGGCACCTGGTAAGTTTGAAGTCAGTGATGCCGCAAATACCTTAAAGCATCTTTAATTGATATTGTGTAGGCCATGGTGCTCAAGCAAAAAACTTTAGCGCAGCCGATCAAAACGGTCGGCATTGGCCTGCATTCTGGTCGTAAATCAACGCTAACCATTAAACCCGCACCGATTGATTTTGGTATTCAGTTCGTGCGGGTTGATATGCCTAACGCAGTTCCTATCCCAGCTCATGCATTGGCTGTCTGTGATACCCGCTTAGCCTCGGTGATACAGAGTCAAGGGGTCAAGGTTTCTACGGTTGAGCATTTACTATCAGCCTGTTCGGGTTTGGGATTGGATAATTTATTGATTGAGGTCGATGCGGAAGAAGTGCCGATCATGGACGGTAGTGCGGCCTCTTTTCTTTTTCTGATTGAGTCAGCTGGTACCGTTGAACAAGAGGCCCCACGCAAATTTATGGTGATTCAAAAAGCGGTGGAAGTGCGTGAAGGCAATAAATTAGCACGCCTAGAGCCACATTTTGGATTCAAGTTGGATTTCACGATTGACTTTAAGCACCCAGCAGTTGATAAAACGGGGCAGCGTTTTGTGGTCGATTTTGCTGAGCATGCTTATCGTAGTGAGATTGGTCGTGCTCGCACCTTTGGATTTGCGCATGAGGTGGAAGCCTTGCGTGAGATTGGTTTAGCTCGTGGTGGCAGTTTAGATAATGCGATTGTGCTTGATGAGCATCGCATCTTAAATAACGAAGAGTTACGTTATGACGATGAGTTTGTGCGTCATAAAATTTTGGACGCGATCGGAGATCTTTATTTGGCCGGTCACCCTATTGTCGGAGCGTACACCGCAGAAAAGTCAGGCCATGCACTTAATAACGCACTATTACGAAAGCTCTTAGACGACCCAAGTTCGTATTCGATCGAAACCTTTGATAGGGCTAGTGCCCCTGCGGCCTATCTGCAAACCCCCGAAAGCATCAACGCCTAGATTTTCTGTTTCTCAATAATCGTTCGATTGATTGCCGCAGAGATGACTGTGGAGATAGTTGTTGATAAAGCCCTTCCCAAGCACTTTGAGCTGCTGGGGTAAATTCAGGTGGATTTTCATTTACTCGATTACTTCTTACCGTTAATGGTTTCGGTTTTACCTTCACCCGAACTTGATGAATCACCCATTGATATTGCCCAAGTTCTTTGGCAATACTGGGAGCAATTTGTTGTAAGCGGGTGCCAATCGTGGCATTTGGTACCACTAAAACTAGCTCACTAGGGCGATCAGGACGCCATTCAACCTGTAGGGATTGGCCAATAGATGCAAAACCCAGAGAATCCACGGCGCTTTGAGCGGCATGGGTTAGGGCATCATGCTTTTTAGCCCGCTCCAGAAGCGGTTTGAAGCCTTGCTCATGGGCTAGGCAATCCTGCCATGGCTGGGCTAACTTAACTAGAGGCTTATTCATCAAAGAGGGGCTCGCGGGTGATAAACTCAATAGCTAAAATTTTTTCTAGATTCCTATGGTACTTGGTCTTATTAAAACACTGGTTGGTAGCAGCAATGACCGCCTTCTCAAGCAATACCGCAAGGTCGTTTCTAAGGTAAATGCCCTTGAGGCCAATCTCCAGGCTTTCGACGATTTTGCCTTACAAGCGAAAACTGCCGAATTTAAGCAACGGATTGCCGCCGGTGAGGCTTTGGATGACCTTGCCGCTGAAGCGTTTGCAGTGGTCCGTGAGGCCAGCGTACGGGTCATGAAAATGCGTCATTTTGACGTTCAAATCATGGGAGCCTTGGCCCTTCATCAGGGAAAAATCGCTGAAATGGGTACTGGTGAAGGTAAAACCCTAACCGCAACCTTGGCGGTTTACTTAAATGCACTCTCAGGTAAGGGTGTTCATGTGGTGACTGTGAATGATTACTTGGCAGAACGGGATGCCGAGTGGATGTCTAAGCTCTACACTTTTTTGGGACTGACCGTTGGTATTAATTTGTCGCAAATGAATCATGAGGCCAAGCAAAAAGCCTATGCCGCTGATATCACGTATGGAACTAATAATGAGTTTGGCTTTGATTATTTGCGTGACAACATGGTTCAGGATGTGGCCCAGCGGGTACAGCGCGGCCTCTCCTATGCAATTGTTGACGAGGTTGATTCGATTCTGATTGACGAAGCTCGGACCCCACTTATTATTTCGGGGCAGGCTGAAGACCATACTGATTTATATATCAAGATGAATGCGTTGCCTGCGCATCTTGATCCGCAGGTGGGAGAAGAAAAATCCGATGGTTCGGGCGTGATTAAACCAGGCGATTACTGGGTCGATGAGAAATCCCATCAGGTCTATTTGACTGAGCGTGGCCATGAAAAAGCAGAACAAATCCTGACCCAAATTGGTTTATTGAAAGAGGGCGACTCCCTTTATGCCCCGCAGAATATTAATTTGATGCATCACCTCTACGCAGCCTTACGCGCACACTCTTTGTATCACCGCGATCAACACTACGTGGTTCAGGGTGGTGAGGTCATCATCGTGGATGAGTTCACGGGCCGCTTAATGCAGGGTAGACGTTGGTCGGACGGCTTGCATCAAGCGGTTGAGGCGAAAGAAAAGGTGGGGATTCAGAACGAGAACCAAACGCTTGCCACCATTACCTTCCAGAACTACTTCCGGATGTATCAAAAATTGGCTGGCATGACCGGAACGGCAGATACCGAAGCCTACGAGTTCAAAGAGATCTACGGACTTGAAACGGTGGTGATTCCCCCCAATCGACCTAGCCGTCGACTGGATCGGCAAGATCAAATTTATAAGACCTCGCCCGAGCGCTACGCAGCAGTCACTAAAGACATTAAAGAATGTTATGAACGAGGTCAGCCAGTTCTAGTAGGCACTACTTCCATTGAGAACTCGGAGCTGATTTCTAAATTACTCGATAAAGAAAAGCTTTCTCATCAGGTTCTCAATGCAAAGCAACATGCGCGTGAGGCAGAAATTATTGCTCAAGCGGGTCGACCCAAGATGATTACCATTGCCACCAATATGGCTGGTCGTGGAACCGATATTGTTTTAGGTGGAAATGTCGAGCGGCAATCACTCCTCATTGAAGCCGATGAGTCTCTTGGTGATGCTGAAAAAGCAAAACGGATTCAGCAGTTAAAGGACGAATGGCAGGGACTGCATGATGCAGTCGTCAATGCTGGTGGTCTGCATATTATTGGTACTGAACGACATGAAAGTCGCCGCATCGATAATCAGCTGCGTGGACGTGCCGGACGTCAAGGCGATCCTGGTTCATCGCGTTTCTATCTCTCGTTAGACGATCCTTTATTGCGTATTTTTGCAGGTGATCGTTTACGTGCTGTAATGGATCGCTTAAAGATGCCCGAAGGCGAGCCGATTGAGGCGGGAATGGTAACGCGCTCAATTGAATCTGCTCAGCGAAAAGTAGAAGGACGTAACTTTGATATTCGTAAACAACTGCTCGAATACGATGATGTCGCTAACGATCAACGCAAAGAGACCTATCGACTTCGCAATCAGATTCTTGAAAGTAAAGATATTGGTGACCTGATTGCCAATTTATGCGAAGACGTTTTTACAGCAATTGTCCGCAATTACGTCCCAGTGGAATCGATGGAAGAGCAGTGGGATATCCCCGCTCTTGAGCACCTCTTGGCAAATGAATGGGGAATTACCGTTGATCTTCAAGGGTGGATTGCCAATGCTGATACGGTCGATGACGAAGAAATCGTAACCCGGGTGATTGAAGCGGCAAAGAAGAATTACAAGGCTAAAGAGGAGCTCACGGGCCGTGAGTCGTTTGCTAGCTTTGAGCGTTCGGTGATGCTATATAGCTTAGATATTCACTGGCGTGAGCATTTGGCTGCCTTAGATCGACTGCGCCAAGGAATTCATTTGCGCGGCTATGCCCAAAAAGATCCAAAGCAAGAGTATCGCCGTGAGGCATTTGAGCTCTACGCAGAACTTTTGGATGTGGTGAAAAATGATGTGATTAAGACCGTGTTTACGGTTCAGATTAAAAATGCCTCAGAGCTTGATGAAGCTGCAGAAACCATCGCTGATGATAGCCAAGTAAAAGAGATGCAATTTAAGCATAACCAGTTTGCTGAGGGGGAAAGTATCCCTGTTGAGCAGGTTGAGCATGCAATTGCACCAGCCCCAGTTCGTGATGGCCCAAAAATTGGTCGAAATGATCCTTGCCATTGCGGTAGTGGTAAGAAATACAAGCACTGCCACGGAAAAATTGCTTAATTTGAGGTTTGCCGTTCTAATTTAACGATGGCTGTTAATTTTCCAATCCTTGATCCCAAATCCCTAAGCCCTATTTCTGGGCTGGCCCTTGGGTTTGCGCAGGCTGGTATTAAGCGGGCAAATCGCAAAGATGTTTTGGTAATGCGCCTAGTTCCCGGTTCGGCAGTAGCAGGCGTATTTACCCAAAATCGGTTTTGTGCCGCTCCCGTACAGTTATGTAAACAGCATCTATTGGAGGCTAATCCAATTGAGGCATTGATCGTGAACACCGGTAATGCCAATGCAGGGACTGGTGAAGAGGGACTGCGTCGAGCCTTTCAGACCTGTGAGGTGCTAGCAAAGTCGTTTGGGCTGAGTCCAGAGCAAGTATTGCCCTTTTCAACAGGGGTGATCATGGAGCAACTGCCAGCTGACAAAATTGTGGCTGCGATACCTCAAGCCGTGGCGCAATTATCTGAAGATAATTGGTTTGCAGCAGCCCAAGCGATCATGACCACCGATACCCTGCCGAAGGCGGCTTCGCAGACGATCAATACCGAGCAGGGACCTATTGTTATCACGGGTATTTCAAAAGGGGCCGGCATGATTCAGCCAAATATGGCGACTATGCTGGGTTTTGTGGGGACGAATGTTCAAGTTGATCGAGGCTTACTGCAAGAGCTCACCGCAGAGGCTGCGAACCTGTCATTTAACGCAATCACGATTGATGGCGATACATCAACTAATGATTCTTTCATCGTGATGGCCACCGGCCAATCCCTAATCCGCATTCAGAGTCGCTCTGATCCGCTCTATAGTTTATTTCGAAAGGGTTTAATTGCTATCTCTCAACAGTTAGCGCAGCTGATTGTGCGCGATGGCGAGGGTGCCACTAAATTTATAACAATTTGTGTAAAAGGCGGCAAGAATAGCCTTGAGTGCAAGCAGGTAGCCAAAGCAATTGCACATTCGCCTTTGGTTAAAACTGCGTTTTTTGCAAGCGATCCCAATTTAGGTCGGATCTTGGCTGCGGTGGGCTATGCTGGAATCGATGATCTTGATAGTGGCAAGGTCCAACTCTGGTTGGATGATGTTTGGGTTGCAAAGGATGGTGGTCGACATCCAAACTATCAAGAAGAGCAAGGTCAAGCCGTGATGAAACAATCAGAAATAACCGTCACGGTTGATTTAGGAAGAGGCGATGCGATGGAGACGGTTTGGACCTGCGATTTATCGCATGAGTATGTCTCAATTAACGCTGATTACCGCTCATAAGCAAGTTTTATCATTACGAGAACGTGAACTGTGAATGACAAACTCGATCGCCTTCTAGATCATCTCGAAACATTTTTACCGAAGCCATTGACCGATGCTGAGTGGCAAACCGCTAAGGCGTTTCGTTGGCAGCGTCGCGATAGTATTTTTGGACGAATTGGATTTCTAAAGCCAGTCAAACACATATCCCCAATCTCGTTTCAAGATTTAAAACATATTGATCGCCAGCGCGATGCGATTATTGATAATACCCGGCATTTTGTTGAAAAGAAGCCCGCCAATAATATTTTGTTAACAGGTGCGCGTGGTACTGGTAAGTCCTCATTGATCAAGGCCTGCCTCAATCAATTTGCTTCTCAGGGCTTGCGCTTAGTGGAGGTCGATAAGGATCACTTGGCTGATTTACCAGATATCACCGAGATTCTCGCGGCTCGTCCGGAGCGATTTATCGTGTTTTGTGATGATCTGTCCTTTGAGGATGGCGAGTCTGGATATAAGGCTATGAAGTCTGCCCTAGATGGCTCAA includes:
- the murG gene encoding undecaprenyldiphospho-muramoylpentapeptide beta-N-acetylglucosaminyltransferase; its protein translation is MAGRSILVMAGGTGGHIFPGLAVAECLRKQGWSVWWMGNPSGMEYRLVPAKGFIFEDVQFGGLRGKGILTKLLMPFRLVRAMMQSWKILRRLKPSVVLGMGGYITFPGGLVSYLMGRPLVLHEANSVAGSANRVLARFATRVLTGFPHTLEHGQWVGNPIRESVEGLGDCKTRYAMRQGPLHLLVVGGSLGAAALNAVVPEALALLPADQRPNVMHQTGEQHLEAVTKKYQQLDVHAELKPFIEDMAAAYAHADLVICRAGAMTVSEISAAGVAACFVPFPYAIDDHQTANARFLSDAKAAILMPQAELDAAALANLILGLRREDLAEIAVKAQALAKFRATEEVASICKECAR
- the murC gene encoding UDP-N-acetylmuramate--L-alanine ligase, which translates into the protein MKHIVQHIHFVGIGGAGMCGIAEVLLNLGYRVSGSDLAESAVTKRLVALGAQIAIGHDAKNIGDAEAVVISSAVTGNNPEVLAARANRIPVIQRAVMLGELMRLKQGIAIAGTHGKTTTTSLVASVLAEGGLDPTFVIGGKLNSAGVNARLGQGEFIVVEADESDASFLQLYPAMEVITNIDADHMDTYQHDMARLKQTFVQFTQRMPFYGIAVLCIEDSNVRDILPFVSQPILRYGFSEDAEIRATDIKAVGTQMHFTVHRRAIRRHGPRPGPLKIILNLPGQHNVLNALAAIGIATELGVSDAAITNALEKFSGVGRRFQHYGDIALAGGGTFTLIDDYGHHPVEMNATLAAARGAYPDRRLVLAFQPHRFTRTRDCFGEFVNVLRQFDAVVLTNVYPAGEARIAGADSKSLMKALGKSTPVQVVEDLQEIPTALSGLLQDGDVLITMGAGSISKLPQMLVENSHG
- a CDS encoding D-alanine--D-alanine ligase — its product is MANLQTIHPWGQQVAAQLAQLSPKQFGRVGVLMGGRSAEREISLLSGQGVLSALLEKGIDAHAFDPGVRSPVEIAKEQFDRVFITLHGRYGEDGTIQGLLELLNIPYTGSGVLASALSIDKVVTKQVWQSHHLSTPRYEVLTDDSNWDRIAHHLGLPLVVKPAHEGSSLGLSKVRRLEELPAAYKLAAKLDRRVLAEACIVGPELTCPIVGQGATAQALPLIQIIPPEAGYDFHHKYFSDETQYRCPPGLDPELERQIQELAVSAYRALGCRMWGRADVMLDAANQNKPYLLEMNTSPGMTSHSLVPMAAKAAGVPYADLVMWILSQTLEGTFSSPEVHQS
- a CDS encoding cell division protein FtsQ/DivIB, producing MTAIQRISDAINFVIAPVWNHAQRMQEITRWLMRFFILAVVLSIFIWLSHQPVFTLKHLQIESAGHQDLRHVHLPAVRAQVLDKVQGNFFSVRLQDVKDAFEALPWVRHASVRRAWPNGLIVSIEEQKPLGVWGKADQQKLLNVYGEVFDGSVAELDENSPLIEFSGPDGSSKEVLRLYQKASTWFKPWDAEVKSLTLSDRYAWHIKLSNGVRIEFGREEEQAKGALDQRVAQLLQYWPQVQQKWPNRVDAVDLRYPNGFAVHIVGAPTKPSAPAIKVEIPKAYQIAILSHDEQRIEEWK
- the ftsA gene encoding cell division protein FtsA, with the protein product MSKDSRDLLVGLDIGTSKVVALVAELSPDGQFNVLGLGQTSSKGLKKGVVVNIEATVQSIQKALEEAELMSDRRIAQVYTGIAGNHIVSFNSSGMVAIRDKEVGAGDVERVLETAKAINIPTDQQILHILIQEFIIDGQEDVREPIGMSGIRLEVKVHIVTGAVSAAQNIVKCVRRCGLEVNDLILQPLASSLAVLTEDERELGIVLIDIGGGTTDIAIYSQGSIRHTAVIPIAGDQITNDIAMALRTPTVEAEDLKIHHGVAKQDMADPNAMIDVPGVGDREPRPMSKQALAAVIEPRVEELFTLVRNIVRESGYEDMVSSGIVLTGGTAMMPGMVELAEQVFLKPARIGTPEYRGHLHEVLRSPRYSTGLGLLMEGQAQMMRGRRAIQGGSLQGVVARMKEWFTGNF